In one Nicotiana tomentosiformis chromosome 6, ASM39032v3, whole genome shotgun sequence genomic region, the following are encoded:
- the LOC104103477 gene encoding beta-amyrin 28-monooxygenase-like, translated as MEFFYLYLFCLFTLFMSLAIYFIFYKRNSSSLIGTLPPGKTGWPFIGESFEFLSTGWKGHPEKFIFDRMSKYSSSVFKTHLLGEKAAVFCGPTCNKFLFSNENKLVQAWWPDSVNKVFPSSTQTSSKEEAIKMRKMLPNFFKPEALQRYVGIMDHIAQRHFASSWENKSQIEVFPLAKRYTFWLACRLFVSVENPNHVAKFADPFNVLASGLISIPIDLPGTPFNRAIKASNFIRKELLLNIKQRKVDLALGKASPTQDILSHMLLTSDENGKFMNELDIADKILGLLIGGHDTASSACTFIVKYLAELPEIYEGVYKEQMEIAKSKAAGELLRWDDIQKMKYSWNVACEVLRLASPLQGAFREAINDFMFNGFYIPKGWKLYWSANSTHKNPEYFPEPQKFDPSRFEGSGPAPYTFVPFGGGPRMCPGKEYARLEILVFMHHLVKRFKWEKVIPNEKIVVDPMPIPAKGLPVRLYPHQV; from the exons ATGGAGTTCTTCTATCTCTATCTCTTTTGCCTTTTCACTCTCTTTATGTCGCTCGCcatttatttcatcttttacAAGCGAAACTCCAGCAGCTTAATCGGAACCCTACCTCCGGGCAAAACCGGATGGCCGTTCATCGGAGAGAGCTTCGAGTTTCTCTCAACAGGTTGGAAAGGTCACCCTGAAAAATTCATATTTGATAGAATGTCTAAGTATTCGTCTAGTGTCTTTAAAACTCATCTTTTAGGTGAAAAAGCAGCAGTCTTTTGTGGTCCAACGTGCAATAAATTCTTGTTTTCTAATGAAAATAAACTAGTACAAGCTTGGTGGCCAGATTCTGTAAACAAAGTATTCCCATCTTCAACTCAAACTTCATCAAAAGAAGAAGCAATTAAAATGAGAAAAATGCTTCCAAATTTCTTCAAGCCAGAGGCATTACAACGTTATGTTGGTATCATGGATCATATCGCGCAACGTCATTTTGCTTCGAGTTGGGAAAATAAGAGCCAAATCGAAGTTTTCCCACTAGCAAAACGTTACACCTTTTGGCTAGCCTGTCGATTATTTGTAAGCGTGGAAAATCCTAACCATGTCGCGAAATTTGCTGATCCTTTTAATGTTTTAGCTTCCGGATTGATTTCTATCCCTATAGATTTGCCTGGAACGCCATTTAATCGCGCGATTAAGGCCTCGAATTTTATTAGGAAGGAACTTTTGTTAAATATTAAGCAAAGGAAAGTTGATTTGGCTTTAGGGAAAGCATCACCAACACAAGATATATTGTCACATATGCTTTTGACAAGTGATGAAAATGGGAAATTCATGAATGAATTGGATATTGCTGATAAGATTTTAGGATTATTGATTGGTGGACATGATACTGCTAGTTCTGCTTGTACATTTATTGTCAAGTATCTTGCTGAACTTCCTGAGATCTATGAAGGAGTTTACAAAG AACAAATGGAAATTGCAAAGTCAAAAGCAGCTGGTGAGTTATTAAGGTGGGATGATATTCAGAAGATGAAGTATTCTTGGAATGTTGCATGTGAAGTTTTGAGACTTGCCTCACCCCTCCAAGGTGCTTTTAGAGAAGCTATTAATGATTTCATGTTCAATGGTTTCTACATTCCCAAAGGATGGAAG CTATATTGGAGTGCCAACTCAACACACAAAAACCCAGAATATTTCCCAGAGCCACAAAAGTTTGATCcttcaagatttgaaggttcaggACCAGCTCCTTACACATTTGTGCCATTTGGAGGAGGGCCAAGAATGTGTCCAGGAAAAGAATATGCAAGACTTGAAATACTTGTTTTTATGCACCATTTAGTGAAAAGGTTTAAGTGGGAAAAAGTTATTCCTAATGAGAAAATTGTTGTTGATCCAATGCCTATTCCTGCTAAAGGACTTCCTGTTAGACTTTATCCTCACCAAGTTTAG